The window TTCTCAGCAAGCATTACAGCTTATTTCTCAAGTGCTTCTTAATAAGGGGGAAGGCATTGTAATGGAGGAGCCTGGGTATTTAGGGGCAATTCAAGCATTTTCCTTAGCTGAACCCCAATTTTACTCAGTGACATTAGAAGAAGATGGTTTAGACGCAGAACAGCTTGAACAAACACTAGCAGCGAATGACGATATTAAATTCATCTATACAGTACCAAACTTCCATAACCCTACAGGGATTACTTATTCAAGAGAAAAACGTGAAGCAATCTTTGAAGTGGTAAAGAAATACGATGTGGTGTTGATAGAAGATGATCCATACGGTGAATTACGGTGGAATGGTGAAAAATTGCCATACATTGGTGCAGGAAGACTAGATAATTCTGTACTACTTGGATCTTTCTCTAAAATTGTTACACCTGGTATGCGACTTGGGTACCTAGTAACGAAAAACAAAGAGCTAATGCATCATATTAATACAGTAAAACAAGCAACAGACTTGCATACCAATATCTTTTCCCAAATGATTATCTATGATTATTTAGTTAATAATGATTTAGAATCGCATGTAAGAAAAATTATTAACCTTTATGAAACTCAAGCTAATGCCATGCTGAATGCTATGGCAAAATACTTCCCTTC is drawn from Lysinibacillus sp. SGAir0095 and contains these coding sequences:
- a CDS encoding PLP-dependent aminotransferase family protein, with the protein product MKYSDKILNTPSSFIRNILKVTDAPDVISFAGGLPNPISFPIEEMQNSINHAIEENGAKLFQYSTTEGYLPLRQYIADKYKKDFGLDFEPQDILITTGSQQALQLISQVLLNKGEGIVMEEPGYLGAIQAFSLAEPQFYSVTLEEDGLDAEQLEQTLAANDDIKFIYTVPNFHNPTGITYSREKREAIFEVVKKYDVVLIEDDPYGELRWNGEKLPYIGAGRLDNSVLLGSFSKIVTPGMRLGYLVTKNKELMHHINTVKQATDLHTNIFSQMIIYDYLVNNDLESHVRKIINLYETQANAMLNAMAKYFPSSVTYTKPDGGMFIWVTLEEGTSALDFFEKAMKEKVAFVPGDPFYTDKTNVNTLRLNYTNSSPEMIEEGIKRLGKILYSLAVEKQIV